In Pseudophryne corroboree isolate aPseCor3 chromosome 2, aPseCor3.hap2, whole genome shotgun sequence, the sequence CGCCCTTACATCGCGCTGGAACATGCAAACTTACACTGCCTGTAAAATCCAGCCATTTGCAAAGTTATTTTATAGTTCCCCCAGTTTGGAATTTTGCACGTGTTGGAAGAGGTTGGGGCTgaaatcccagcggtcagaataccgactgcagcATCCCGCTATTTAGAACCCAATAACTTTAACCCTCCCTTatagcagcctaagcctaaccctcaccctgcagcTTAATCTTACCCCCCCCCACCTCTCCCCGATGGTGCCTtaacataaacccccccccccccaccccgcagtctaaacctaacccccactgcccttcccgtagcctaatcctaaccgtccccccgcaacctaaacctagccTCCGCCCCTGACCGGATCCTGATGAAAGTCATGCATGACCGTAAAGAAGGTATTGACCTGTGACATAGTTTAGTGGAATGTCGGCCTCTTACAAAGGTTGCTATGTGGTTACAGTTACAGTCAGGGCGAGGGCAAGTCACTTCTAGTTACTCCTTTGCCTATAACCAAAACAACCCAAGGTTGGCCAATGCTGAGCaaacactgagactcagactgatgTCTTACAGTGTTTGGCCACACGAAATCTGGGATCCTCttctggggaggagacatttccccattcctcCACACTGAAGGACACTGCCAGATGCGGCCGACCAATTGTCTGACCAATCGAACTTGTTGGACTATTTCATCATGTCCAAAGACCGTTAATTACTGATCAGTCGCAGAAATATTGTCCCGATCAGATGATTATTGGCTGATCGGGCCAGTTGTAGGACAGTACATGCACAGCTTTATAACACACAACTTGTCAGTTTAAGCTTTTTAACTGTAGTCCATCTAGGTACATGGATAATGTATAAAGAAGGGAATGTAAATCAATAGTGGGCGTGAGAATGATTCTGCTTGTACACCCTGGAATTGGTGTCACCTCAAGTTAATTTCCCTACATTATGTTTATGTTAATGCAgttggttttatttatttttcccttagGGAGGGTGGTTAATGTGTCCAGTATGGTCAGCTATATGAGCCTCCCAAAGTGCAGCCCGGAACTACAGGAGAAATTCCGCAGTGAGACCATCACAGAGGAGGAGCTGGTGACGCTCATGGAGAAGTTTGTAGAAGACGCCAAGAAGGGCATCCACCAAGAACAAGGCTGGCCGAACACTGCTTATGGGGTGTCCAAAATTGGCGTAACGGTTCTATCCAAAATCCAAGCTCGTAGGCTAAAGGAGACCAGGAAAGGAGAGGGCATTGTCCTCAATGCCTGCTGCCCAGGGTGGGTGAGGACCGACATGGCTGGTCCCAAAGCTACCAAGTCTCCTGATGAAGGAGCCGTGACACCAGTATATCTGGCTCTCCTCCCACCTGGAACTGATTCACCCAATGGAGAGATTGTCAGTGAAAAGAAGATCGTAACTTGGTAGTAAAAAAATCTAGACTGGCGCCCAAACCACCTGACGTTTAGCACAGCAGTTCTCAACATCGACCCTCAAGTTttcccagcaggtcatgttttcaggatgtcTGCCTGTgggagcaggtgggataattactaacCCAACAAAATAGAGTAACCCACCTGTGCAGGATGAAAGACATCCACAAAACATGGCCTGTT encodes:
- the LOC135050238 gene encoding carbonyl reductase [NADPH] 1-like, yielding MAGVRVAVVTGGNKGVGLAVVRALCKQFQGDVYLTARNPQLGEEAIRALKEKEGLSAHFHQLDINDLSSIRALRDFLKGKYGGLDVLINNAGIAFKAADTTPFGTQAEVTLKTNFFATRDICNELLPLIKPNGRVVNVSSMVSYMSLPKCSPELQEKFRSETITEEELVTLMEKFVEDAKKGIHQEQGWPNTAYGVSKIGVTVLSKIQARRLKETRKGEGIVLNACCPGWVRTDMAGPKATKSPDEGAVTPVYLALLPPGTDSPNGEIVSEKKIVTW